A window of Pseudomonas guangdongensis contains these coding sequences:
- the birA gene encoding bifunctional biotin--[acetyl-CoA-carboxylase] ligase/biotin operon repressor BirA, whose amino-acid sequence MLQLLRLLADGRFHSGEELGTALGISRSAVWKRLQQLSAEHVLVLHKVRGKGYRLEQPLSLLSVSELSARLPSLTLWVEDCVDSTNAMALKKLAEPAVALPFAILAESQSAGRGRRGRHWVSPYGQSLYLSYAIRVERAAQLQALSLVVGLAVRRALQSFGVSNVGLKWPNDLLVSGCKIAGILLELSGDPADVCHVVIGIGINANLLDANGIDQAWTSVQRVTGCPVDRNALAAVLLEQLDCVLTEHREHGFAAFHEEWEAGHLWQGCEVRLTSGVHEIDGRVLGVTLDGALRLLVDGVERTYSGGELTLRLRHDS is encoded by the coding sequence ATCTTGCAACTATTACGATTGCTGGCCGATGGCCGCTTCCACTCAGGTGAAGAGCTGGGCACTGCGCTTGGTATCAGTCGCAGCGCAGTCTGGAAGCGCTTGCAGCAACTCTCAGCAGAGCATGTTCTTGTCCTGCACAAAGTGCGCGGCAAGGGATATCGTCTGGAGCAGCCGTTAAGCCTGCTGTCGGTTAGCGAACTCTCGGCGCGGTTGCCAAGTTTGACGCTCTGGGTAGAGGACTGCGTCGACTCCACGAATGCCATGGCATTGAAGAAGCTGGCAGAGCCCGCCGTCGCCCTTCCCTTTGCCATTCTGGCTGAGTCACAGAGTGCTGGTCGTGGCAGGCGTGGTCGACACTGGGTCAGTCCCTACGGGCAAAGCCTGTACCTTTCATATGCCATCCGTGTCGAGCGTGCAGCCCAGTTGCAGGCGCTGAGCCTGGTGGTGGGCCTTGCCGTCAGGCGTGCATTGCAGAGTTTCGGTGTGAGTAACGTAGGCTTGAAGTGGCCGAATGACCTGCTGGTTTCAGGTTGCAAGATTGCCGGCATTCTCCTCGAGCTCAGTGGTGACCCCGCCGATGTCTGTCATGTCGTGATTGGCATCGGCATCAACGCCAATCTGCTCGATGCCAATGGTATCGACCAGGCCTGGACTTCCGTGCAACGGGTCACCGGCTGCCCTGTCGACCGTAATGCACTGGCAGCAGTCCTGCTGGAGCAACTGGATTGTGTGCTTACCGAGCATCGCGAACACGGTTTTGCTGCCTTTCATGAGGAGTGGGAGGCGGGTCATCTATGGCAGGGGTGCGAGGTCCGGCTCACGAGCGGAGTGCATGAGATTGATGGCCGGGTGCTGGGGGTGACTCTGGATGGTGCCTTGCGGCTGCTCGTCGATGGAGTGGAGCGCACCTACAGTGGTGGGGAGCTGACTCTGAGGCTGAGACATGATTCTTGA